ccacatttttatttggaaCTCCATAATACTTATGTTATTTGCCTGTCACGTGGAGCTGCATTtacttaaatagttttttttttttaaatgacaaaaatattggTTATGGGCAAAACTATACATTGTTCCTTTTCTcctatatttaaacatttttgcaaaacatagaaattttttttacttttttttttttaaacttttcctTTTACTTAAGTCCCAAAGTCATGTTTGGTCAGTGATTAATAACGATCGGTGAAAATTACTCTGCAAACAAAACCTAAGATGATTCTTGCAAAACAACTTTGGTCAAGAAAACACTCTTATCAGGGAAGGGCTCAAAGTGTGAGTACAAAAATAACGTGAAGAAAAGTGTTTGAATACCATGAAGACAGcgttattctaaaaaaaaatgtcatttggtTCTGTCGGTAATGGAGTTTAAATTTATTTCCTTGCTCTGGATAAGCGGAGTTAATTCTAAATGACTataatgagcaaaaaaaaatttttttattgaggaataaaacaaattacttttAGATGTTATACTGCAAAAATTAGAAGGTTGGAATATTAATTTTGggttaaatagattttttttgtatgtggatttatctaaaaaaaaaaaaagaaaatcgatattatttattggtataTTTAAACCATCAATGATGAATATTGAATTTTAGCATCTTAGCGGCAGATCATTCTTACCTGTCCTGACAGCTAAGGTATAATTCGCATTTTGAGGGCATGAAATTTGTTGGACTATGACTTGATATGGAAAAGAAGGTAAAAGTCCTGTAAATGTCACTGGGCCGGCAGACGATTCTTCCTTTACAGGAGTATTGTCCTTCAgcaatattactttatacattgCTTTGTCTGGACCTCCTTTAGCAATCACTTCCGATTGGATCACATCACTGGTAAGTTTGTTTAGTCGCAAAAAGACTTCTACTTGACCTGTGAATATACGTAAATATATcgattaacattttaatttagatacaaaataatcagtAAAGGGAATTATTGAACTGATTTTTAACTTACTACACGCTGAAGGTGCTGAAGAAGTTGAGGTGGTAGTTGTAGTGGTTGTAGTGGTTGTAGTAGTTGTAGTGGTTGTAGGGGTTGTGGTAGAAGTTGTTGAATTTGTTTGACTGGTTGTTGATGGCATGGTGATGGCGGTGGATACATTTGATTCTTTGGTTGTGGTACTACTAACACCAGGTGTAGTGACTATGATTGATGTATTCACTGCAGGACTTTGAGAAGTTGATGTGGTAGTTGTATTTGTAGTGGCTGTTGTCGTAGTGGTTGTTGAATTTGTTTGACTGGTTGTTGATGGCATGGTGATGGCGGTGGATACATTTGATTCTTTGGTTGTGGTACTACTAACACCAGGGATAGTTACTGTGATTGACGTATTCACTGCTGTACTTTGAGACGTTGAGGCGGTAGTTGTGGCTGTTGTCGTAGCGGTTGTTGAATTTGTTTGACCGGCTGTTGATGGCATGGTGATGGCGGTGGATACATTTAATTCTGTGGTTGTGGTACTACTAACACCAGGAATAGTTGCTGTGATTGACATATTCACTGCAGTACTTTGAGAAGTTGAGGCGGTAGTTGTGGCTGTTGTCGTAGCGGTTGTTGAATTTGTTTGACCGGCTGTTGATGGGATGGTGATGGCGGTGGATACATTTGATTCTTTGGTTGTGGTACTACTAACACCAGGTGTAGTGACTATGATTGATGTATTCACTGCAGGACTTTGTGAAGTTGATGTGGTAGTTGTATTTGTAGTGGCTGTTGTCGTAGTGGTTGTTGAATTTGTTTGACTGGTTGTCGATGGCATGGTGATGGCGGTGGATACATTTGATTCTGTGGTTGTGGTATTACTAACGCCAGGGATAGTTGCTGTGATTGACATATTCACTGCAATACTTTGAGAAGTTGAGGCGGTAGTTGTGGCTGTTGTCGTAGCGGTTGTTGAATTTGTTTGACCGGCTGTTGATGGCATAGTGATGGCGGTGGATACATTTGATTCTGTGGTTGTGGTACTACTAACACCAGGGGTAGTTGCTGTGATTGACGTATTCACTGCAGGACTTTGAGAAGTTGAGGCGGTAGTTGTGGCTGTTGTCGTAGCGGTTGTTGAATTTGTTTGACCGGCTGTTGATGGGATGGTGATGGCGGTGGATACATTTGATTCTGTGGTTGTGGTACTACTAACACCAGGTGTAGTGACTATGATTGATGTATTCACTGCAGGACTTTGAGAAGTTGATGTGGTAGTTGTATTTGTAGTGGCTGTTGTCGTAGCGGTTGTTGAATTTGTTTGACTGGTTGTTGATGGCATGGTGATGGAGGTGGATACATTTGATTCTTTGGTTGTGGTACTACTAACACCAGACGTAGTGACTGTAAATGACGTATTCACTGCAGTACTTGTAGTAGAATTTATACTAATAGCTTCTGATGGTATGAGCACGGTTGTGGCTGTGGTTGTTACTTTGCTTGGCATTACTGTGGATGCAACAGCGTCTGTTCCTAATGAAGATGTATCAGAGGAAAATGTACTGCTGGGAAAATTATCTATAATCGTGCTTTCTGTTCCTGTCACTGAAGGTGTAGATGTAATGGACACAAGTGGGGAAGAATGATCTACTATTTCACTTGTTATAATGGTTTCTTCAGTTATAGTGGGTCCATTTGAGGTATAAACGGTCACTGTTTCACTATGTGGAATTTGAGTGGTAAATACTGTAGTTCCCGGTAAAATGCTTGATCGCGAATCACTTGTTGTATTTTGTTCTGTCATTGGGGATGTTCTATCAAAGGGAGTCTCAACAGCCGAAGATGTTAATCCAACCGCACTGGTACTCAATGGTATCTCAGTGGTTCCAGTGAAATCTGTTGGGTTTATTGTTGATGATTCTGATGTAGACTCCATAAAGTTTAGTGTCTGTGTTTCAGTTGGAAGATTACTAGTCATAGATGAAGCACCAGTACTTATATTGTCTTCTGTGCTAATGAAAAAGGTGTTTGGAGATGTAGCTGAAGGGGTTGATATCCTCTGTGTTGAACTGGTTTCTCCTGTTGGGTTAGTTAATGTTGGCATTACTGTGGATTCAACAGCATCTGTTCCTAATGAAGATGTATCAGAGGAAAATGTACTGCTGGGAAAATTATCTATAATCGTGCTTTCTGTTCCTGTCACTGAAGGTGTAGATGTAATGGACACTAGTGGGGAAGAATGATCTACTAGTTCACTTGTTATAATGGTTTCTTCAGTTATAGTGGGTCCATTTGATGTATGAACGGTCACTGTTTCACTAAGTGGAATTTCGGTTGTAAATGCTGTAGTTCCCGGTAAAATGCTTGATTGCGAATCACTTGTTGTATTTTGTTCTGTCATTGGGGATGTTCTATCAAAGGGAGTCTCAACAGCCGAAGATGTTAATAAAACCGCACTGGTACTCAATGGTATCTCAGTGGTTCCAGTGAAATCTGTTGGGTTTATTGATGATGATTCCGATGTAGAGTCCGTAATGTCTAGTGTCTGTGTTTCAGTTGGAAGAGTACTCGTCATAGATGAAGCACCAGTACTTAAATTGTCTTCTGTGCTAATGAAAAAGGTGTTTGGAGATGTAGCTGAAGGGGTTGATATCCTCTGTGTTGCACTAGTTTCTCCTGTTGGGTTCATTGATGATGATTCCGATGTAGAGTCCGTAAAATCTAGGGTCTGTGTTTCAGTTGGAAAATTACTCGTCATAGATGAAGCACCAGTACTTAAATTGTCTTCTGTGCTAATGAAAAAGGTGTTTGGAGATGTAGCTGAAGGGGTTGATAGCCTCTGTGTTGAACTGGTTTCTCCTGTTGGGTTAGTTGATGTTGGCATTACTGTGGATGCAACAGCGTCTGTTCCTAATGAAGATGTATCAGAGGAAAATGTACTGCTGGGAAAATTATCTATAATCGTGCTTTCTGTTCCTGTCACTGAAGGTGTAGATGTAATGGACACTAGTGGGGAAGAATGATCTACTATTTCACTTGTAATAATGGTTTCTTCAGTTATAGTGGGTCCACTTGATGTATAAACGGTCACTGTTTCACTATGTGGAATTTGAGTGGTAAATACTGTAGTTCCCGGTAAAATGCTTGATCGCGAATCACTTGTTGTATTTTGTTCTGTCATTGGGGATGTTCTATCAAAGGGAGTCTCAACAGCTGAAGATGACAATCCAACCGCACTGGTACTCAATGGTATCTCAGTGGTTCCAGTGAAATCTGTTGGGTTTATTGATGATGATTCCGATGTAGACTCCATAAAGTTTAGTGTCTGTGTTTCAGTTGGAAGATTACTAGTCATAGATGAAGCACCAGTACTTAAATTGTCTTCTGTGCTAATGAAAAAGGTGTTTGGAGATGTAGCTGAAGGTGTTGATAGCCTCTGTGTTGAACTGGTTTCTCCTGTTGGGTTAGTTGATGTTGGTATTACTGTGGATGACACAGCGTCTGTTCCTAATGAAGATGTATCAGAGGAAAATGTACTGCTAGG
This sequence is a window from Spea bombifrons isolate aSpeBom1 chromosome 2, aSpeBom1.2.pri, whole genome shotgun sequence. Protein-coding genes within it:
- the LOC128472528 gene encoding serine-rich adhesin for platelets-like, producing MTSNLPTETQTLNFMESTSESSSINPTDFTGTTEIPLSTSAVGLSSSAVETPFDRTSPMTEQNTTSDSRSSILPGTTVFTTQIPHSETVTVYTSSGPTITEETIITSEIVDHSSPLVSITSTPSVTGTESTIIDNFPSSTFSSDTSSLGTDAVASTVMPTSTNPTGETSSTQRLSTPSATSPNTFFISTEDNLSTGASSMTSNFPTETQTLDFTDSTSESSSMNPTGETSATQRISTPSATSPNTFFISTEDNLSTGASSMTSTLPTETQTLDITDSTSESSSINPTDFTGTTEIPLSTSAVLLTSSAVETPFDRTSPMTEQNTTSDSQSSILPGTTAFTTEIPLSETVTVHTSNGPTITEETIITSELVDHSSPLVSITSTPSVTGTESTIIDNFPSSTFSSDTSSLGTDAVESTVMPTLTNPTGETSSTQRISTPSATSPNTFFISTEDNISTGASSMTSNLPTETQTLNFMESTSESSTINPTDFTGTTEIPLSTSAVGLTSSAVETPFDRTSPMTEQNTTSDSRSSILPGTTVFTTQIPHSETVTVYTSNGPTITEETIITSEIVDHSSPLVSITSTPSVTGTESTIIDNFPSSTFSSDTSSLGTDAVASTVMPSKVTTTATTVLIPSEAISINSTTSTAVNTSFTVTTSGVSSTTTKESNVSTSITMPSTTSQTNSTTATTTATTNTTTTSTSQSPAVNTSIIVTTPGVSSTTTTESNVSTAITIPSTAGQTNSTTATTTATTTASTSQSPAVNTSITATTPGVSSTTTTESNVSTAITMPSTAGQTNSTTATTTATTTASTSQSIAVNMSITATIPGVSNTTTTESNVSTAITMPSTTSQTNSTTTTTTATTNTTTTSTSQSPAVNTSIIVTTPGVSSTTTKESNVSTAITIPSTAGQTNSTTATTTATTTASTSQSTAVNMSITATIPGVSSTTTTELNVSTAITMPSTAGQTNSTTATTTATTTASTSQSTAVNTSITVTIPGVSSTTTKESNVSTAITMPSTTSQTNSTTTTTTATTNTTTTSTSQSPAVNTSIIVTTPGVSSTTTKESNVSTAITMPSTTSQTNSTTSTTTPTTTTTTTTTTTTTTTTSTSSAPSACSQVEVFLRLNKLTSDVIQSEVIAKGGPDKAMYKVILLKDNTPVKEESSAGPVTFTGLLPSFPYQVIVQQISCPQNANYTLAVRTDGNVVSAIVRVTNENFKPGYSNKSSNEYKDFEANFIKEVQKNLPPGLQELINSGKMRIVINSLINGSVVVDYDIITNTANNFTVQNVTNIFTEALNRSTALIIDPTSFTFQARNSCDPGLNVCSKNATCTPNAGSYTCQCLPGYNDTSPAVPGITCVVGRVFNASVRITNQNFKEEYRNKSSNEYKDFEANFTSESENRSATEEALELQLPLKILKNLPPGLQELNKMRVVINSLINGSVIVDHDIITNTANNFTEQNVTNIFTDALNRSTALTIDKYIVQERNSCDPGLNSCSKYATCTPNAGLHPCQCLPGYNDTSPAVPGITCVDINECESPSGNTCSPLAACINTEGSYKCQCHPGMQDNNVTNPGRQCSDINECESPSGNTCSPLAACINTEGSYKCQCHPGMQDNNVTNPGRQCSDINECESPSGNTCSSLAACINTEGSYKCQCHPGMQDNNVTNPGRQCSDPAVGCFNSSNFCSQPSSCTTSKDFICSSKQSFFVKITFKSWNFTADLYNSSSQNYINLSKKFTQDLVANMKTRVDSNSSLDIVVVGFRPGSVVANIVVVLNSSVPIDDATMRSKLSEALKAAVSNDTEISLQANSIIPSTPPSTAQPSTLTEDGGWKTATIIIAVLLGVALLALVLLTVVCIYMRKRTSKYLPSFNENVAAFSYKYL